In the Thermodesulfobacteriota bacterium genome, one interval contains:
- a CDS encoding ribonucleoside-diphosphate reductase subunit alpha, producing MVNINLIKKRDGRIVEFDRVRIEAAISKAFAATLGKPDEKLIRNITDDVLEEIEKQFGERVPGVENIQDLVERNIVGHGYLRVATAYILYREDHKKKRLDKKRELIDKVNKGLIGVRKRSGAVKPFDAHEIERFIRSCCSGAEEPAMVDEIIDEAKSLMYDGITTRDINQAVVMVCRSRIETDLTYSYLAARVLLNDLYKDVIGRYEYEDGFEAAYRETFRKSVAAGVAQGRYSEGLAGYDLDAMSRALDPSRDGLLKYLGLQTLYDRYLMKDYDQNILEVPQYFWMRVAMGLALNEEDKEGKAIEFYDTISAMRYVPSTPTLFHSGTVNPQMSSCYLLTCADELDNIFKTMGDVARLAKWSGGIGIDWTAIRGTGAMIRSTNVNSQGVIPFLKILDSTTSAINRSGKRRGATCAYLEVWHYDFEDFLELRKNTGDERRRTHDLNIAAWVPDLFIKRVIDKGDWTFFSPDETPDLHGLYGKAFERRYEEYERAADRGGIRLSKRVPAQKLWRKIITMLYETGHPWLTFKDPCNIRSPQDHQGVVNSSNLCTEITLNTSCDEFAVCNLGSVNLSLHIKDGALDEAALSGTIRTAVRMLDNSIDLNFYPTGETRRSNLAHRPIGLGVMGFQDALYQAGLDFASDGAVKFSDLVMETVSWHAISASSDLAAERGKYSSYKGSKWDRGLFPLDTMKMLEEERGVPTSIGMGSRLDWAGLKSKVRCQGMRNSNCIAIAPTATIANIAGCYPSIEPIYKNLYVKSNLSGEFTMVNQFLIDDLREIGLWDRSMLEKLKQTDGSIVGIKELPGELRDKYRGAFEIDPSWVILHAAYRSKWIDQSQSVNIFVDTVSGERISETYLSAWKSGLKTTYYLRSLGASGVEKSTIEAGGHISAGAAREAEETLNACNLEEGCESCQ from the coding sequence ATGGTCAATATCAATCTCATCAAAAAGAGGGACGGGCGTATCGTCGAGTTCGACAGGGTGCGCATCGAGGCCGCCATTTCGAAGGCTTTCGCCGCGACCCTTGGCAAGCCGGACGAAAAGCTGATTCGAAACATAACCGACGACGTTCTGGAGGAGATCGAAAAGCAGTTCGGCGAAAGGGTGCCCGGCGTCGAAAACATACAGGACCTCGTCGAGCGGAACATAGTCGGGCACGGGTACCTCCGGGTCGCGACGGCGTACATCCTCTACCGCGAGGACCATAAAAAGAAGCGCCTCGACAAGAAGCGCGAGCTGATAGACAAGGTAAACAAGGGGCTCATCGGCGTCCGCAAGAGGAGCGGCGCGGTAAAGCCGTTTGACGCGCACGAGATCGAAAGATTCATACGGTCGTGCTGCAGCGGGGCCGAGGAGCCCGCAATGGTGGACGAGATCATAGACGAGGCCAAGTCACTGATGTACGACGGCATAACGACGAGGGACATAAACCAGGCGGTCGTGATGGTGTGCCGCTCGCGCATAGAGACGGACCTGACGTATTCCTACCTCGCCGCGAGGGTCCTTCTCAACGACCTTTATAAAGACGTCATAGGCCGCTACGAATACGAGGACGGCTTCGAGGCGGCCTATCGCGAGACGTTCAGGAAGAGCGTCGCCGCCGGGGTTGCGCAGGGCCGTTATTCCGAAGGGCTTGCAGGGTACGACCTCGACGCTATGTCCCGCGCGCTCGACCCGTCCCGCGACGGCCTCTTAAAGTACCTCGGCCTCCAGACGCTCTACGACCGCTACCTAATGAAGGACTACGATCAGAACATACTCGAAGTGCCGCAGTACTTCTGGATGCGGGTCGCCATGGGCCTGGCGCTTAACGAAGAGGATAAGGAAGGAAAGGCGATAGAATTTTACGACACGATCTCTGCCATGAGATACGTCCCCTCTACCCCTACACTCTTCCACTCGGGGACCGTGAATCCGCAGATGAGCTCGTGTTACCTGCTCACCTGCGCCGACGAGCTCGACAACATATTCAAGACGATGGGCGACGTCGCCCGGCTCGCCAAGTGGTCGGGCGGCATCGGCATAGACTGGACGGCCATTCGCGGCACCGGGGCGATGATACGGAGCACGAACGTAAACAGCCAGGGAGTGATACCGTTCCTCAAGATTCTGGACTCCACCACCTCGGCCATAAACCGGAGCGGGAAGCGCCGGGGAGCGACGTGCGCCTACCTCGAAGTATGGCACTACGATTTCGAGGACTTCCTCGAGCTCAGGAAGAACACGGGCGACGAGCGCCGGCGGACTCACGACCTCAACATCGCCGCGTGGGTGCCCGACCTTTTCATAAAGCGCGTCATCGACAAGGGCGACTGGACGTTCTTTTCGCCGGACGAGACGCCCGACCTCCACGGCCTTTACGGGAAGGCGTTCGAAAGGCGTTACGAGGAATACGAGCGCGCCGCGGACAGGGGCGGGATACGCCTCTCGAAGCGCGTTCCGGCACAGAAACTCTGGCGGAAGATAATAACGATGCTCTACGAAACCGGCCACCCGTGGCTCACGTTCAAGGACCCCTGCAACATACGCTCGCCCCAGGACCACCAGGGCGTCGTCAACAGCTCGAACCTCTGCACGGAGATAACGCTCAACACCTCCTGCGACGAGTTCGCCGTCTGTAACCTCGGCTCCGTAAACCTCTCCCTACATATAAAGGACGGGGCGCTCGACGAGGCTGCCCTTTCGGGGACGATAAGGACGGCGGTACGCATGCTCGACAACTCGATCGATCTCAACTTCTACCCGACCGGGGAAACCCGCCGCTCGAACCTCGCGCACAGGCCCATAGGGCTCGGCGTGATGGGGTTCCAGGACGCCCTCTACCAGGCGGGCCTCGATTTCGCGAGCGACGGGGCCGTGAAATTCTCGGACCTCGTCATGGAAACGGTCTCGTGGCACGCCATATCGGCCTCCTCGGACCTCGCCGCCGAGCGCGGGAAGTATTCGTCGTACAAAGGCTCGAAGTGGGACAGGGGGCTCTTCCCCCTCGACACGATGAAGATGCTCGAAGAGGAGCGCGGCGTGCCTACGTCCATCGGGATGGGCTCCCGTCTCGACTGGGCCGGGCTCAAGAGCAAGGTCAGGTGCCAGGGCATGAGGAACTCGAACTGCATCGCCATCGCCCCCACCGCGACCATAGCCAACATAGCGGGCTGCTACCCGTCCATCGAGCCGATATACAAGAACCTCTACGTTAAATCGAACCTCAGCGGCGAGTTCACGATGGTGAATCAATTCCTGATAGACGACCTCAGGGAAATCGGCCTCTGGGACAGGTCCATGCTCGAAAAGCTGAAGCAGACCGACGGCAGCATCGTCGGAATAAAAGAGCTCCCCGGCGAGCTCAGGGACAAGTACAGGGGCGCGTTCGAGATAGACCCGTCGTGGGTGATACTCCACGCGGCGTACAGGTCTAAATGGATAGACCAGAGCCAGTCCGTGAACATCTTCGTCGACACGGTATCCGGCGAGCGCATATCCGAGACGTACCTAAGCGCCTGGAAATCCGGGCTCAAGACGACCTATTACCTCCGCTCGCTCGGGGCGTCGGGCGTCGAAAAGAGCACCATCGAAGCCGGGGGGCATATATCCGCCGGGGCGGCCCGCGAGGCGGAGGAAACACTAAACGCGTGCAATCTCGAGGAGGGATGCGAATCATGTCAGTAA
- a CDS encoding ribonucleotide-diphosphate reductase subunit beta: MSVKNYEINNGNHGKPGGGTAGAGGHKRIINCSVTDPNKILPIKYKWAREYYKVGVANNWVPDEVNMQKDVEMWRDSSALSGGERRMIIYNLGFFSTAESLTANNIVLSIYRHITNPECRQYLLRQAFEEAIHTDTFIYCCDTLGLDPDEVYNMYINNPAIKEKDDFVVRLTKSVLDPGFTTDSEDSIRSFVHDLVGFYVIMEGIFFYAGFAMILSLLRQNKMTGLGEQFQFILRDESVHLSFGIDLINTIADENPGIWTDEFKALLVDNVRKAVELEMTYTRDCLPEGILGLNSGLVGEYVRYIADRRLERIRLGKVYDAKNPFPWMSEIIDLRKEKNFFETRVTEYRSGMLSWDEHT; encoded by the coding sequence ATGTCAGTAAAGAATTACGAAATTAACAACGGAAACCACGGCAAGCCGGGCGGGGGGACGGCCGGGGCCGGTGGGCACAAGCGCATAATAAACTGCTCCGTAACCGACCCGAACAAGATACTCCCCATAAAGTACAAGTGGGCCCGCGAATACTATAAAGTAGGCGTCGCCAACAACTGGGTCCCCGACGAGGTGAACATGCAGAAGGACGTCGAGATGTGGAGGGATTCGTCCGCCCTTTCCGGGGGCGAGCGGCGGATGATAATCTACAACCTGGGCTTCTTCTCGACGGCCGAGAGCCTCACTGCCAACAACATCGTGCTTTCGATCTACCGCCACATCACGAACCCCGAGTGCAGGCAGTACCTTCTCCGCCAGGCCTTCGAGGAAGCCATTCACACGGATACCTTCATATACTGCTGCGACACGCTCGGGCTCGACCCGGACGAGGTCTACAACATGTACATAAACAATCCGGCCATTAAAGAGAAGGACGATTTTGTCGTCAGGCTCACGAAGAGCGTCCTCGACCCGGGCTTCACCACGGACAGCGAGGACAGTATACGGAGCTTCGTTCACGACCTCGTCGGGTTCTACGTCATCATGGAAGGGATCTTCTTCTACGCGGGCTTCGCGATGATACTGTCACTCCTCAGGCAGAACAAGATGACGGGACTCGGCGAGCAGTTCCAGTTCATACTCCGGGACGAATCTGTTCATCTGTCCTTCGGTATCGACCTCATAAACACGATAGCAGACGAGAACCCGGGCATCTGGACGGACGAATTCAAGGCCCTCCTCGTGGATAACGTCAGGAAGGCGGTCGAGCTTGAAATGACCTACACGCGCGACTGCCTCCCCGAGGGCATACTCGGGCTCAATTCCGGCCTCGTCGGCGAGTACGTGAGGTATATAGCAGACAGGAGGCTCGAACGGATAAGGCTCGGGAAGGTCTACGATGCGAAGAACCCCTTCCCGTGGATGAGCGAGATAATCGACCTCAGGAAGGAGAAGAACTTCTTCGAGACGAGGGTCACGGAATACAGGAGCGGCATGCTCTCCTGGGATGAGCACACGTAG
- a CDS encoding choice-of-anchor I family protein, translating into MRTNFRHNLLTCLALLALAVFPATAKAGLDLTAIGTYETGVFDGGASEIVAFDPETKRLFVINATDAVVDVLDVSDPSSPVKIFTIDVTHDIGPSSGVNSVDVKNGLVAVAAENADRTLPGYVVFYNTSGEYITHVGVGVLPDSVRFSPDGLTLVTADEGEPVEDDEGNLAANPPGSISVINISNGVQSAVVTTLGFEAFDGREAEFTNKGLRLEPAVPMSLELEPEYPAISPDGALAYVTIQEANAFAVVDLVNPAIIDLLPLGFKDHSTGAPSLQMFPFKKFPKLGKDANGVKIKLGGFSGLWYEGPVKNKGRMRFLTVGDRGPNGSDVVDGSRTFNLPDYQARIVTFEVNPEKKKQAEIMKGKTIYLTREDGETPITGLPNIPGHDEIPVDAAGSPVGYDALGADLEGIVRDPADSSFWMVDEYRPAIYHFSPEGRLIVRLVPENTHLLGDPALKEAELGPDANSLGFYGEETLPEVYSRRMSNRGFEGVALDPGKRLLYAFIQSPMENPDKSTRSSLLLRILAVDVNESSPTYLTPVAEYVYALERPVLTPSDVDKIGDAVFVGDDRFFVVERDSSFESDGNKYVFEIDLAGATDIRNLPIAGETVAGTLEQQTPDTLAELGIKPVFKRKVLNLPSIGYTPSDKAEGIAILPDGRIAVINDNDFGIEAAEGLEPVLGLISLGTDYGLDASDEDGGINILSRPVLGMFQPDTITPYEFEGKTYYVTANEGDTRDFDFFSEEERVEDLILDPFVFPDASDLLLEENLGRLKTTNIMGDIDGDGDNDRIFTFGARSFSIWDSYGNLVYDSGGDFERITAEFLPNDFNSDNAENDSFDSRSDDKGPEPEAMEIDRIGDRVFAFIGLERISGVMVYDVTDPFAPFFVSYVNNRDFSVDTTDPAAGDIGPECIKFVPAEESPNGAPILIVGNEISGTTTIYSIDEKD; encoded by the coding sequence GTGAGGACAAACTTCAGACACAATCTGCTAACCTGCCTGGCGCTCCTGGCCCTGGCGGTCTTTCCGGCTACTGCAAAAGCGGGGCTCGATCTCACGGCCATAGGCACATACGAGACAGGCGTTTTCGACGGTGGGGCGTCGGAGATAGTGGCCTTCGACCCCGAAACAAAGAGACTCTTCGTGATCAACGCGACGGACGCGGTCGTAGACGTGCTCGACGTCTCGGACCCCTCTAGCCCTGTGAAGATATTCACGATAGACGTAACGCACGACATAGGCCCGAGCTCCGGGGTCAACAGCGTGGACGTAAAGAACGGCCTCGTGGCGGTAGCGGCGGAAAACGCCGACCGCACACTTCCGGGCTACGTCGTCTTCTATAACACTTCAGGCGAGTACATTACACATGTCGGCGTCGGCGTCCTCCCCGACTCTGTAAGGTTCTCGCCCGACGGCCTGACGCTGGTCACGGCGGACGAAGGCGAGCCCGTCGAGGACGACGAGGGCAACCTCGCGGCCAACCCGCCGGGCTCGATAAGCGTGATAAACATCTCGAACGGCGTACAGTCGGCCGTCGTCACGACGCTCGGATTCGAGGCGTTCGACGGCAGAGAGGCCGAGTTCACGAACAAGGGGCTCAGGCTCGAGCCGGCCGTCCCGATGTCGCTCGAGCTCGAGCCGGAATACCCGGCCATATCCCCCGACGGCGCGCTCGCATATGTAACGATACAGGAGGCGAACGCCTTCGCCGTAGTGGACCTCGTAAACCCGGCGATAATCGACCTCCTTCCGCTCGGGTTCAAGGACCATTCCACGGGTGCGCCATCGCTGCAAATGTTCCCGTTCAAAAAGTTTCCCAAGCTCGGCAAGGATGCGAACGGCGTCAAGATCAAGCTGGGCGGCTTCTCGGGCCTCTGGTACGAAGGCCCCGTAAAGAACAAGGGCAGGATGCGGTTCCTGACGGTCGGCGACAGGGGGCCCAACGGCTCGGACGTCGTGGACGGCTCGCGGACGTTTAATCTCCCGGATTACCAGGCGAGGATAGTGACCTTCGAGGTCAATCCCGAAAAGAAAAAACAAGCCGAAATAATGAAAGGAAAGACGATATATCTCACGCGCGAGGACGGCGAGACGCCCATAACCGGGCTTCCGAATATACCCGGTCACGACGAGATACCGGTCGATGCCGCGGGCAGCCCCGTCGGTTACGACGCCCTGGGTGCCGACCTCGAAGGCATCGTGAGAGACCCGGCCGACAGCTCCTTCTGGATGGTCGACGAATACAGGCCCGCAATATATCACTTCTCCCCTGAAGGGAGGCTCATAGTCAGGCTCGTACCTGAAAATACGCACCTCCTCGGCGACCCGGCCCTGAAAGAGGCCGAGCTCGGCCCGGACGCGAATTCCCTCGGATTTTACGGTGAGGAAACCCTCCCGGAGGTCTACAGCCGGAGGATGTCCAACCGCGGCTTCGAAGGCGTTGCGCTCGACCCCGGAAAGAGGCTCCTCTATGCCTTCATACAATCCCCGATGGAAAACCCGGACAAGTCGACGCGGAGCTCGCTCCTCCTGAGAATACTGGCGGTTGACGTGAACGAATCGTCCCCGACGTATCTCACGCCGGTCGCCGAGTACGTCTACGCGCTCGAAAGGCCCGTGCTCACACCGAGCGACGTCGATAAAATCGGCGACGCCGTATTCGTCGGAGACGACAGGTTCTTCGTCGTCGAAAGAGACAGCTCCTTCGAAAGCGACGGAAACAAGTACGTCTTCGAAATAGACCTCGCGGGGGCGACCGACATCAGGAATCTCCCCATAGCCGGCGAAACGGTCGCAGGGACACTGGAGCAGCAGACACCGGACACGCTCGCCGAGCTCGGCATAAAGCCCGTCTTCAAGAGAAAGGTGCTCAATCTCCCATCGATCGGGTACACGCCGAGCGACAAGGCGGAAGGAATAGCCATCCTCCCCGACGGCAGGATAGCGGTTATAAACGACAACGACTTCGGCATCGAGGCGGCCGAGGGGCTCGAGCCGGTTCTCGGGCTGATTTCCCTCGGAACCGACTACGGGCTCGACGCCTCGGACGAGGACGGCGGTATAAATATACTGAGCCGTCCCGTGCTCGGAATGTTCCAGCCCGATACGATAACCCCTTACGAATTCGAGGGGAAAACCTATTATGTCACCGCCAACGAGGGCGACACGAGGGACTTCGATTTCTTCTCCGAGGAGGAAAGGGTGGAAGACCTCATACTCGACCCGTTCGTCTTCCCGGACGCCTCGGACCTCCTGCTCGAAGAGAACCTCGGCAGGCTTAAGACGACGAATATCATGGGCGACATCGACGGGGACGGAGACAACGACAGGATATTCACATTCGGCGCGAGGTCGTTCTCGATATGGGACTCGTACGGGAACCTCGTCTACGACAGCGGCGGCGACTTCGAGAGGATAACGGCCGAGTTTCTGCCCAACGACTTTAACAGCGACAACGCCGAAAACGATTCCTTCGATTCGAGGTCGGACGACAAGGGCCCCGAGCCGGAAGCCATGGAAATCGACAGGATCGGAGACAGGGTGTTCGCCTTTATAGGGCTCGAAAGGATAAGCGGCGTCATGGTGTACGACGTGACTGATCCGTTCGCCCCGTTCTTCGTGAGCTACGTCAACAACAGGGACTTTTCGGTCGATACGACGGATCCCGCCGCGGGGGACATAGGCCCCGAGTGCATAAAGTTCGTCCCGGCGGAAGAGAGCCCGAACGGAGCGCCCATACTCATAGTAGGCAACGAAATAAGCGGCACGACCACGATTTACAGCATAGACGAAAAAGACTGA
- a CDS encoding M42 family peptidase, which yields MNTQLLIELCEATGLPGHEGPVREIIKRLFSEFTDEITEDAMGNVIAHVPGDGPRLVVDAHMDEVGFMVSHIDSRGFLRVISLGGMDPRVFYGQRILVWGKKPLVGTVAAIPPHISRNTNNKEVPEIEDCVVDLGLSAEKAKELVGVGDVASFYYPFEETEEAFISKAIDDRVGLFVMIEAMRKNPVQTCDLFLTATVQEEVGLRGAHIITPAVEPDFAIALEGTVAMDVPGVSEHKTLANCGKGPEVRLSDRFLVAHRPFSDFIMDTARKNDIPYQITVKKAGSTNATAMQVSGKGTRAASVSVPVRYLHSPSCLAYKTDIAHTINLLHAVIEDIGAFGLD from the coding sequence ATGAACACTCAACTCCTCATAGAGCTCTGCGAGGCCACAGGCCTTCCCGGCCACGAAGGCCCCGTAAGGGAAATAATCAAAAGACTCTTTTCGGAATTTACGGACGAGATAACCGAAGACGCGATGGGAAACGTCATCGCCCACGTGCCGGGCGACGGACCGAGGCTCGTCGTCGATGCGCACATGGACGAGGTCGGCTTCATGGTAAGCCACATCGACAGCCGCGGATTTTTGCGCGTCATATCCCTCGGCGGCATGGACCCGAGGGTATTTTACGGGCAGCGGATACTCGTCTGGGGCAAAAAGCCGCTCGTCGGAACCGTGGCCGCCATACCGCCCCACATCAGCCGTAACACTAACAACAAGGAAGTCCCCGAGATAGAGGACTGCGTCGTAGACCTCGGGCTTTCGGCCGAGAAGGCGAAGGAGCTCGTCGGCGTGGGCGACGTGGCATCGTTCTACTATCCGTTCGAGGAGACGGAAGAGGCGTTCATCTCGAAGGCCATAGACGACAGGGTCGGGCTCTTCGTCATGATAGAGGCCATGAGGAAAAACCCTGTCCAGACGTGCGACCTTTTTCTTACGGCGACGGTGCAGGAAGAGGTCGGCCTCAGGGGCGCGCATATCATAACCCCCGCTGTCGAGCCCGATTTCGCCATAGCACTCGAAGGGACGGTGGCCATGGACGTGCCCGGCGTCTCCGAGCACAAGACGCTCGCCAATTGCGGCAAGGGCCCCGAGGTGAGGCTCTCGGACAGGTTCCTCGTGGCGCACAGGCCGTTCAGCGATTTTATAATGGATACGGCGCGGAAGAACGACATCCCCTACCAGATAACCGTCAAAAAGGCCGGGAGCACGAACGCGACGGCCATGCAGGTTTCGGGCAAGGGCACGCGCGCGGCGTCGGTTTCGGTGCCCGTCCGCTACCTCCACAGCCCGAGCTGCCTTGCCTACAAGACGGACATCGCGCATACGATAAACCTTCTTCACGCGGTCATAGAAGACATCGGAGCCTTTGGTTTGGACTAA
- a CDS encoding cysteine-rich CWC family protein — MAKCPGCGKDFRCEIEAGENWCWCFDVDAPEPPECGAEKCYCEACLKGSDKPLVTELLRRISKDT, encoded by the coding sequence ATGGCTAAGTGTCCGGGGTGCGGTAAGGATTTCAGGTGCGAAATAGAGGCCGGTGAAAACTGGTGCTGGTGCTTCGACGTCGATGCCCCCGAGCCGCCGGAATGCGGCGCGGAAAAATGCTACTGCGAGGCGTGTCTAAAAGGATCGGACAAGCCCTTGGTGACCGAGCTGCTGAGGCGAATCTCGAAAGATACATAA
- the metE gene encoding 5-methyltetrahydropteroyltriglutamate--homocysteine S-methyltransferase, producing the protein MKKLTTNNLGFPRIGHQRELKRATESYWKGDIDLPALRRTAAEIRKENWALQAEAGIDLIPSNDFSFYDQVLDTAAMVGAVPGRFGWRGGDVDLDLYFRMARGVQEKEAGESGPAAQAMEMTKWFDTNYHYIVPELRPGQGFKRSTNKPVDEFREAKTLGIKTKPVLVGPVSFLLLGKSRDAGFSPLSLLGGLLPVYIEVLKDLASAGAEWVQMDEPVMVTDLGPGELEAFKTAYAAFARGVPGLKIMLTFYFGYLGGNLGTALGLPVAGFHFDLLRGERDIPAILGSFPKDAHISLGLVNGRGIWVNDLSRSSDIIGKFVSALGEERVMIAPSCSLLHVPISLRNETALPADVRSMLAFAEEKLDEVVTLSSVTDGKGFEDALGKNEALLREWSENPLINDPAVKRVVAEYPAGSGGRSPFPVRQKKQREAFGLPLFPTTTIGSFPQTSEVRSRRLEFRRGEMTADEYDEYIRARIREVITLQEELGLDVLVHGEFERNDMVEFFGEMLNGFAVTLGGWVQSYGSRYVKPPIIYGDVSRPSPMTVEVIKYAASLTDKPVKGMLTGPVTILQWSFRREDIPRSGVARQIAFALREEVRDLERAGIRIIQIDEPALREGLPIRKEDWDEYLSWAVEVFHIASGAEKDETQIHTHMCYSEFNDIIESISRLDADVISIETSRSRMELLDAFRDFEYPNEIGPGVYDIHSPLIPEVGQIEDFITKASEYIPKENLWVNPDCGLKTRSEPETKAALGNMVKAARSLRQRFTK; encoded by the coding sequence ATGAAGAAACTGACTACGAACAATCTCGGCTTCCCGAGGATAGGCCATCAAAGGGAGCTCAAGCGGGCGACGGAATCCTACTGGAAGGGTGACATAGACCTCCCGGCGCTGCGGAGGACGGCGGCCGAAATCAGGAAGGAGAACTGGGCCCTCCAGGCCGAGGCCGGGATAGACCTCATCCCCTCCAACGACTTCAGCTTCTACGACCAGGTGCTCGACACGGCCGCAATGGTCGGGGCGGTGCCCGGGCGGTTCGGTTGGCGCGGGGGTGACGTGGACCTCGACCTCTACTTCAGAATGGCGAGGGGCGTTCAGGAAAAGGAGGCGGGCGAAAGCGGCCCCGCCGCACAGGCGATGGAGATGACGAAATGGTTCGACACCAACTACCACTACATCGTCCCCGAGCTACGCCCCGGGCAGGGCTTCAAGCGCTCGACGAACAAGCCCGTGGACGAATTCAGGGAAGCGAAGACGCTCGGAATAAAGACCAAGCCCGTACTCGTCGGCCCGGTCTCGTTCCTTCTCCTCGGAAAATCGCGCGACGCCGGTTTCTCGCCGCTCTCCCTCCTCGGCGGTTTATTGCCCGTCTATATTGAGGTGCTTAAGGACCTTGCCTCTGCCGGCGCTGAATGGGTGCAGATGGACGAGCCGGTGATGGTGACGGACCTCGGCCCTGGCGAGCTCGAAGCCTTCAAAACTGCCTACGCCGCCTTCGCCCGCGGAGTACCCGGGCTGAAAATCATGCTCACCTTCTATTTCGGATACCTCGGCGGCAACCTCGGGACTGCCCTTGGACTACCCGTTGCCGGGTTCCACTTTGACCTGCTGCGTGGTGAGAGAGACATCCCGGCGATACTCGGCTCGTTCCCGAAAGACGCGCACATATCCCTCGGCCTCGTCAACGGCCGGGGCATATGGGTAAACGACCTCTCCCGTTCGTCCGACATAATCGGGAAGTTCGTATCCGCGCTCGGCGAGGAAAGGGTCATGATAGCGCCGTCCTGCTCGCTTCTCCACGTCCCGATCTCGCTCAGGAACGAGACGGCGCTGCCGGCAGACGTCAGAAGCATGCTCGCCTTCGCCGAGGAAAAGCTGGACGAGGTGGTCACGCTCTCTTCCGTGACAGATGGCAAGGGTTTCGAGGACGCGCTCGGGAAGAACGAGGCGCTCCTCCGGGAATGGAGCGAGAATCCGCTCATAAACGATCCTGCCGTCAAGAGAGTCGTGGCGGAATACCCGGCCGGCAGCGGGGGAAGGAGCCCCTTCCCCGTCCGGCAGAAAAAGCAGCGCGAGGCGTTCGGTCTGCCCCTCTTCCCGACGACTACCATCGGCTCGTTCCCCCAGACGTCCGAGGTCAGGAGCCGTAGGCTCGAATTCAGGCGCGGCGAGATGACGGCCGACGAGTACGACGAGTACATCCGCGCCCGGATTCGCGAGGTTATAACCCTCCAGGAAGAGCTCGGCCTCGACGTGCTCGTTCACGGCGAGTTCGAGAGGAACGACATGGTCGAATTCTTCGGCGAGATGCTGAACGGGTTCGCCGTTACTCTCGGCGGATGGGTGCAGAGCTACGGGAGCCGGTACGTAAAGCCCCCTATAATATACGGCGACGTCTCGCGTCCCTCGCCCATGACGGTCGAGGTAATTAAGTACGCGGCGTCCCTGACAGACAAACCCGTCAAGGGCATGCTCACGGGGCCGGTCACCATCCTCCAGTGGAGCTTCCGACGCGAGGATATACCCCGCTCCGGGGTAGCCCGGCAGATCGCCTTCGCCCTCCGTGAAGAAGTCCGCGACCTCGAGCGCGCGGGCATAAGGATCATACAGATAGACGAGCCCGCCCTGAGGGAAGGCCTCCCGATCAGGAAAGAGGACTGGGACGAGTACCTCTCCTGGGCGGTCGAAGTCTTCCACATCGCATCGGGTGCGGAGAAGGACGAGACGCAGATACACACCCACATGTGCTATTCCGAGTTTAACGACATCATCGAGAGCATTTCCAGGCTCGACGCGGACGTCATATCGATAGAGACGTCGCGCTCCCGGATGGAGCTCCTCGACGCCTTCAGGGATTTTGAATACCCGAACGAAATCGGGCCGGGCGTTTACGACATCCACTCGCCGCTCATCCCGGAGGTCGGGCAGATAGAGGACTTCATTACGAAGGCGTCCGAGTACATACCGAAAGAGAACCTCTGGGTGAATCCGGACTGCGGCCTCAAAACGAGGAGCGAGCCCGAGACGAAAGCCGCGCTTGGGAATATGGTCAAAGCCGCGCGGAGCCTGAGGCAAAGGTTCACGAAATGA
- a CDS encoding SDR family oxidoreductase — translation MPDRVALITGGARGIGRAAALALAGAGWAVAICYRTSRGEALETVKAIEAHGVKGLCFEADVSDPDAASGLVGKVEAEWGRIDALVNCAGPYRKVGLLEETPEGWRGMFDDNLHHVFYMSRAVAPGMKERKWGRIVNFSVAGADRLGARTEITPYYIAKAGVLMLTRSLARVLARDGITVNAVSPGFIDSGNDILKDLEDVTRTIPAGRIGHTKDAASAVMYLLSDEASYVSGTNIIISGAWGL, via the coding sequence ATGCCCGACAGGGTCGCGTTAATCACGGGTGGAGCCAGAGGCATAGGAAGGGCCGCCGCCCTTGCGCTCGCCGGCGCGGGCTGGGCGGTGGCGATATGCTACAGGACGAGCAGGGGCGAGGCGCTCGAAACGGTGAAGGCCATAGAAGCGCACGGCGTGAAGGGGCTCTGCTTCGAGGCCGACGTCTCCGACCCGGACGCCGCCTCGGGACTCGTCGGGAAAGTCGAGGCCGAATGGGGGCGCATAGACGCGCTCGTAAACTGCGCCGGGCCTTATCGTAAAGTCGGCCTCCTCGAAGAAACGCCTGAGGGCTGGCGCGGGATGTTCGACGACAACCTCCATCACGTTTTCTATATGAGCCGCGCAGTCGCGCCGGGAATGAAGGAGCGTAAATGGGGCAGGATAGTGAACTTCTCCGTTGCGGGGGCCGACAGGCTCGGCGCCAGGACCGAGATAACCCCTTATTATATAGCCAAGGCGGGAGTCCTCATGCTCACCCGGTCACTGGCCCGCGTTCTCGCCCGGGACGGCATCACCGTAAACGCCGTATCCCCGGGATTCATCGACTCGGGGAACGACATCCTGAAAGACCTCGAAGACGTCACGAGAACGATCCCAGCCGGGCGCATCGGCCATACGAAGGACGCCGCCTCGGCGGTCATGTACCTCCTCTCCGACGAGGCCTCCTACGTGAGCGGGACGAACATAATCATAAGCGGGGCGTGGGGATTATAG